Proteins from one Paraburkholderia sp. BL10I2N1 genomic window:
- a CDS encoding amino acid aminotransferase yields MSLFSAVELAPRDPILGLNEAFNADARTTKVNLGVGVYTNEEGKIPLLRAVREAEKARIEAALPRGYLPIEGIAAYDAAVQKLLFGNDSPLIAAGRVVTAQALGGTGALKIGADFLKRLNPNAKVAISDPSWENHRALFEGAGFEVVSYPYYDAKTQGVNFEGMLAALNGYAAGTVVVLHACCHNPTGVDLTSDQWMQVVEVVKARQLVPFLDIAYQGFGDGIEADAAAVRLFALSELNVFVSSSFSKSFSLYGERVGALSIITADKEEAARVLSQLKRVIRTNYSNPPTHGGSVVAAVLGSPELRATWEAELGEMRDRIRAMRNGLVERLQAAGVARDFSFVNAQRGMFSYSGLTAAQVDRLREEFGIYAVSTGRICVAALNTRNLDVVANAIAHVLK; encoded by the coding sequence ATGTCTCTTTTTTCCGCTGTCGAACTTGCTCCCCGCGACCCGATCCTGGGCCTGAACGAAGCCTTCAACGCCGATGCCCGCACCACCAAGGTCAATCTGGGCGTTGGCGTATACACGAACGAAGAAGGCAAGATTCCGCTGTTGCGCGCGGTTCGCGAAGCGGAAAAGGCTCGCATTGAAGCTGCGCTGCCGCGTGGCTACCTGCCGATCGAAGGGATTGCAGCCTATGATGCAGCGGTCCAGAAACTGCTGTTCGGAAACGATTCGCCGCTGATCGCCGCTGGCCGCGTGGTTACGGCGCAGGCGCTGGGCGGCACGGGCGCGCTGAAGATCGGCGCGGACTTCCTGAAGCGCCTGAACCCGAACGCCAAGGTTGCCATCAGCGATCCGAGCTGGGAAAACCACCGGGCACTGTTCGAAGGCGCGGGCTTCGAAGTCGTGTCGTACCCGTATTACGACGCGAAGACCCAGGGCGTCAATTTCGAAGGCATGCTCGCGGCCCTGAACGGCTACGCTGCCGGCACGGTTGTCGTACTGCACGCGTGCTGCCACAACCCGACCGGCGTCGATCTGACTTCGGACCAATGGATGCAGGTCGTCGAAGTGGTCAAGGCTCGCCAGCTGGTGCCATTCCTCGATATCGCCTACCAGGGTTTCGGCGATGGCATCGAGGCAGACGCTGCCGCGGTACGCCTGTTCGCGCTGTCGGAACTGAACGTGTTCGTGTCGTCGTCGTTCTCGAAGTCGTTCTCGCTGTATGGCGAGCGTGTCGGCGCGCTGTCGATCATCACGGCGGACAAGGAAGAGGCAGCCCGCGTGCTGTCGCAACTGAAGCGCGTAATCCGCACGAACTACTCGAACCCGCCGACGCATGGTGGTTCCGTCGTCGCTGCCGTGCTCGGTTCGCCGGAACTCCGCGCAACGTGGGAAGCGGAACTTGGCGAAATGCGCGATCGCATCCGCGCAATGCGCAATGGCCTCGTCGAGCGCCTGCAAGCGGCTGGCGTCGCACGCGACTTCAGCTTCGTGAACGCACAACGAGGCATGTTCTCGTACTCGGGCCTGACGGCAGCGCAAGTAGACCGTCTGCGCGAAGAATTCGGCATCTATGCCGTCAGCACCGGTCGTATCTGCGTTGCAGCACTCAACACGCGCAACCTGGATGTGGTCGCGAACGCGATTGCCCACGTGCTGAAGTGA
- a CDS encoding patatin-like phospholipase family protein — translation MAQRNVKRARVGVAEQAGGEWPHAAADARAPIQLPKYETIALMLQGGGALGAYQAGVYQGLDEAGILPNWVAGISIGALNTAIIAGNPPEERVARLLEFWETICQPAFGPPLPAFIEHAFFNSTDAVRKAFTAMQAVGALVEGQKGFFVPRYPPPLPTVAGAPQQASYYDTTPLKATLERLCDFDRINSREMRVSVGAVNVGTGNFAYFDNMHTKLRPEHFIASGALPPGFAAVEIDGEYYWDGGLMSNTPLYEVIQTTPRRDTLAFQVDLWSARGPVPDSITDVQGRMKDIQYSSRTRLVTDMLQRSQRFRHVLREVLERVPSEMRDDPWCKLAEDLSCSKRYNVIHLIYRHKEYEGHYKDYQFGLSTMRQHWESGLMDIRGSLAQPDWLDLPNNDAGFVTHDIHRDAR, via the coding sequence ATGGCGCAACGCAACGTCAAGCGGGCTCGCGTCGGCGTCGCGGAACAGGCGGGCGGCGAGTGGCCGCACGCGGCCGCCGACGCCCGCGCACCCATCCAGTTGCCAAAGTACGAAACCATCGCCCTGATGCTGCAGGGGGGCGGTGCGCTCGGGGCCTACCAGGCGGGTGTCTATCAGGGGCTGGACGAAGCAGGCATCCTGCCAAACTGGGTCGCCGGCATTTCGATTGGTGCGCTGAACACTGCGATCATCGCCGGCAACCCGCCGGAAGAGCGAGTCGCCCGGCTGCTCGAATTCTGGGAGACGATCTGTCAGCCGGCCTTCGGGCCGCCGCTGCCGGCCTTCATCGAGCATGCGTTCTTCAATTCCACCGATGCAGTGCGCAAGGCATTCACCGCGATGCAGGCGGTGGGCGCCCTGGTCGAAGGGCAGAAGGGCTTTTTCGTCCCGCGTTACCCGCCACCGCTGCCCACGGTCGCAGGCGCACCTCAGCAAGCCAGCTACTACGACACGACGCCGTTGAAAGCCACGCTCGAACGGTTGTGCGATTTCGACCGGATCAATTCGCGAGAGATGCGCGTATCGGTTGGTGCGGTGAACGTCGGTACCGGAAATTTCGCGTATTTCGACAATATGCATACGAAGCTGCGGCCGGAGCATTTCATCGCGTCGGGCGCATTGCCGCCTGGCTTTGCGGCAGTGGAGATCGATGGCGAGTACTACTGGGACGGCGGCCTGATGTCGAATACGCCGCTCTACGAGGTTATCCAGACTACGCCACGCCGCGACACACTTGCCTTCCAGGTCGACCTATGGAGCGCGCGCGGGCCGGTGCCTGACAGCATTACCGATGTCCAGGGGCGTATGAAAGATATCCAGTACTCCAGCCGTACCCGCCTCGTCACCGACATGCTGCAGCGCTCGCAGCGCTTCCGGCACGTACTGCGCGAGGTGCTCGAGCGTGTGCCGTCTGAAATGCGCGACGATCCCTGGTGCAAGCTCGCTGAAGATCTTTCCTGTTCGAAGCGCTACAACGTGATTCACCTGATCTACCGGCACAAGGAATACGAAGGGCACTACAAGGACTACCAGTTCGGTCTTTCGACAATGCGCCAGCATTGGGAAAGCGGTTTGATGGACATCCGCGGCTCGCTGGCGCAGCCGGACTGGCTGGATTTGCCCAACAACGACGCGGGTTTTGTCACGCACGATATTCATCGCGACGCCCGCTGA
- a CDS encoding 3-hydroxybutyrate dehydrogenase has translation MSSLNTNLNGKVAVVTGAASGIGKQIALTLSAAGAAVAIADLNQDGANAVAEEIKKAGGKAIGVAMDVTNEDAVNQGIDKVAAELGSVDILISNAGIQIVNPIENYSFSDWKKMQAIHVDGAFLTTKAALKHMYKDDRGGVVIYMGSVHSHEASPLKSAYVTAKHALLGLARVLAKEGAKHNVRSHVVCPGFVRTPLVDKQIPEQAKELNISEDEVVKRVMLGGTVDGVFTTVEDVAQTVLFLSAFPTAALTGQSFIVSHGWYMQ, from the coding sequence ATGTCGTCACTCAATACGAATCTGAATGGAAAGGTCGCGGTCGTCACGGGCGCGGCGAGCGGCATTGGCAAACAGATCGCGCTGACGTTGTCGGCCGCAGGCGCGGCGGTTGCCATTGCCGACCTGAACCAGGACGGGGCGAACGCGGTCGCCGAGGAAATCAAAAAGGCCGGTGGCAAGGCGATCGGCGTGGCGATGGACGTCACGAACGAAGACGCGGTCAACCAGGGCATCGACAAGGTCGCGGCAGAACTGGGCTCAGTCGACATCCTCATTTCAAATGCGGGTATCCAGATCGTCAATCCGATTGAAAACTACTCGTTCTCCGACTGGAAGAAAATGCAGGCGATCCACGTGGACGGCGCGTTTCTCACCACCAAGGCCGCGCTGAAGCACATGTACAAGGACGATCGCGGTGGCGTCGTGATTTACATGGGGTCCGTGCATTCGCACGAGGCCTCGCCGCTGAAGTCGGCCTATGTCACGGCCAAGCACGCGTTGCTCGGTCTCGCGCGTGTTCTCGCGAAAGAAGGAGCGAAGCACAACGTTCGCTCGCATGTCGTTTGTCCGGGCTTCGTGCGCACGCCGCTCGTCGACAAGCAGATTCCCGAGCAGGCAAAGGAGCTCAACATCAGCGAGGACGAAGTGGTGAAGCGCGTGATGCTCGGCGGAACAGTCGACGGGGTGTTCACGACGGTTGAAGATGTTGCGCAGACGGTGCTGTTCCTGTCGGCATTCCCGACCGCTGCACTCACCGGACAATCTTTCATCGTCAGCCACGGCTGGTACATGCAATAA
- a CDS encoding aldo/keto reductase: MNYRRLGRSGLQVSELSIGSWVTYGNQVDRRAARESLAAARDEGVNFFDNAEVYAGGKSEEIMGHALKELAWPRVSYVVSTKFFWGLHEAPNQYHTLNRKYLLNAMDASLRRLQLDYVDLVFCHRPDPNTRVEETVWAMSDMIARGKALYWGTSEWSADEIRAAYEIAERHHLHKPVMEQPQYNLFHRKRVEEEYRRLYEDIGLGLTTWSPLASGLLTGKYRDGVPADSRAQLQGYDWLRKQLTDTGKNNVVGRLGDVADELGCTVGQLAIAWILKNPHVSTVITGASRVEQIAENMKAQEFAEKITPEVKQKIEEIVGDTHE; this comes from the coding sequence ATGAACTATCGACGACTCGGACGTTCCGGGCTGCAGGTCAGCGAACTGTCTATCGGCTCGTGGGTGACATACGGCAATCAGGTCGACCGCCGCGCCGCACGAGAATCGCTGGCGGCCGCGCGAGACGAGGGAGTCAACTTTTTCGACAACGCCGAGGTCTACGCTGGCGGCAAGTCGGAGGAAATCATGGGCCACGCGCTGAAGGAACTGGCATGGCCGCGGGTCAGTTACGTCGTCTCAACCAAGTTCTTCTGGGGCCTGCACGAAGCGCCGAACCAGTACCACACGCTGAACCGGAAGTATCTGCTGAACGCCATGGACGCGTCGCTGCGCCGCCTGCAGCTCGACTACGTGGATCTGGTGTTCTGTCATCGTCCAGATCCGAACACGCGTGTCGAGGAAACGGTCTGGGCGATGAGCGACATGATTGCGCGCGGCAAGGCGCTGTACTGGGGCACGTCCGAGTGGAGCGCCGACGAAATCCGTGCCGCATATGAAATCGCGGAACGCCATCACCTGCACAAGCCGGTCATGGAGCAGCCGCAGTACAACCTGTTCCATCGCAAACGCGTGGAGGAAGAATATCGGCGGCTATACGAAGACATCGGTCTCGGCCTGACGACGTGGAGCCCGCTTGCCTCGGGCTTGCTGACGGGCAAGTACCGTGACGGCGTACCGGCCGACAGCCGCGCGCAACTGCAAGGCTACGACTGGCTGCGCAAGCAGTTGACAGATACCGGCAAGAACAACGTTGTCGGCAGGCTCGGCGATGTGGCGGACGAACTCGGTTGCACAGTCGGTCAGCTGGCCATCGCGTGGATTCTGAAGAATCCTCACGTAAGCACGGTTATCACCGGCGCATCGCGCGTCGAACAGATCGCCGAAAACATGAAGGCTCAGGAGTTCGCGGAGAAAATCACGCCAGAGGTAAAGCAGAAGATCGAAGAGATCGTCGGCGACACTCACGAGTAA
- the rlmJ gene encoding 23S rRNA (adenine(2030)-N(6))-methyltransferase RlmJ: protein MLSYRHAFHAGNHADVLKHAVVIQLLRYLGQKDKAYWYIDTHAGAGVYSLTEGYATKTAEFETGIAKLWNRSDLPPMLADYVDEVSALNADGDLRYYPGSPYLAWRLMREQDRMRLFELHSTEIDVLRHNFRDAGRRAMLYAGDGFDGIKALLPPPPRRALVLVDPSYEDKRDYARTLACVEESLTRFANGTYAVWYPQVARPESQRFPEQLKRLQDTNWLHVSLTISAPPTDGFGLYGSGMFILNPPYTLPKLMKETLPWLVDTLGQDKAAQFKIEYRGD from the coding sequence ATGCTCAGTTACCGCCACGCCTTTCATGCAGGCAATCACGCCGACGTTCTGAAACACGCGGTCGTTATCCAGTTGCTGCGCTATCTCGGGCAGAAAGACAAGGCCTACTGGTACATCGACACGCATGCCGGTGCCGGTGTCTACTCACTGACGGAGGGCTATGCGACCAAAACCGCCGAGTTCGAAACTGGCATCGCGAAACTATGGAACAGGAGCGATCTTCCGCCGATGCTCGCCGACTACGTCGATGAAGTATCGGCGTTGAATGCAGATGGCGATCTGCGTTACTACCCAGGTTCACCCTACCTCGCATGGCGGCTGATGCGCGAGCAGGATCGCATGCGCCTCTTCGAACTGCACAGCACCGAAATCGACGTGCTGCGTCACAATTTCCGCGACGCAGGACGGCGCGCGATGCTATACGCTGGCGATGGCTTCGATGGCATAAAGGCGTTGCTGCCTCCACCGCCGCGCCGCGCACTGGTGCTGGTCGATCCGTCGTACGAAGACAAGCGCGACTACGCCCGTACGCTCGCCTGTGTGGAAGAAAGCCTGACGCGCTTCGCCAACGGCACGTACGCTGTGTGGTATCCGCAGGTCGCGCGCCCCGAATCCCAGCGCTTTCCCGAACAGCTCAAACGCCTGCAGGACACGAACTGGCTGCATGTGTCGCTGACCATCAGTGCTCCGCCTACGGATGGTTTCGGGCTTTACGGCAGCGGCATGTTTATCCTGAACCCGCCTTACACGCTGCCGAAACTGATGAAGGAAACGCTGCCCTGGCTCGTCGACACGCTCGGTCAGGATAAAGCCGCGCAATTCAAGATTGAGTATCGTGGCGATTGA
- a CDS encoding ABC transporter substrate-binding protein: MPHHWMRHAACACIVLLALATLPATAKDAPEKSTLTMAVGGLPGLYYLPVLAAQQLGYFKDEGLDVTLEDFAGGSKALEAVVGGSADVGAGAYEHTLFMQAKGQRYRAFVLMGRAPQIVVAVTKGKAGSIKSLADFKGAKVGVSAPGSSTDLVLTVALRKAGVQRSDISAIGVGSGATVLSAVSNGQIDALSNVDPMMTKLQRAGEIKVLVDTRTVKGTQEVFGGTMPAATLYASEAFIQKNPRTTQALANAIVRADRWLQTVSDADLVKMVPKAYLLNDQALYVEAFHNVRDAYSPDGLMPSDGPATALRALSSFDTRLDAGKIDLNATYTNDFARKADAQAK; this comes from the coding sequence ATGCCTCACCACTGGATGCGGCACGCTGCCTGCGCGTGCATTGTGCTGCTCGCGCTAGCCACGCTGCCTGCTACTGCAAAAGACGCACCCGAAAAGTCCACGCTCACGATGGCAGTCGGCGGCTTGCCGGGACTTTACTACCTGCCGGTTCTCGCCGCGCAACAGCTTGGTTATTTCAAGGACGAGGGGCTCGACGTCACGCTCGAAGATTTCGCGGGCGGTTCGAAAGCGCTGGAGGCCGTCGTGGGCGGCAGCGCGGATGTCGGCGCGGGCGCTTATGAGCACACCTTGTTCATGCAGGCGAAAGGCCAGCGGTATCGCGCGTTCGTGTTGATGGGGCGCGCGCCGCAGATCGTTGTCGCGGTGACGAAGGGAAAAGCAGGGTCGATCAAATCGTTGGCTGATTTCAAGGGGGCAAAAGTCGGGGTTAGCGCGCCCGGGTCGTCAACCGATCTGGTGTTGACCGTCGCATTGCGCAAGGCCGGCGTGCAGCGCAGCGATATCTCCGCGATCGGGGTCGGCAGCGGCGCGACGGTACTGTCCGCCGTGAGCAATGGCCAGATCGATGCACTGTCGAACGTCGATCCGATGATGACAAAGTTGCAGCGAGCCGGCGAAATCAAGGTGCTCGTCGACACGCGCACGGTGAAGGGCACGCAGGAAGTGTTCGGCGGGACGATGCCGGCGGCAACGCTTTACGCGTCAGAGGCATTCATCCAGAAGAATCCCAGGACGACGCAGGCGTTGGCCAACGCGATTGTCCGTGCGGACCGTTGGTTGCAGACGGTAAGCGATGCCGACCTCGTGAAGATGGTCCCTAAGGCGTATCTGCTCAACGATCAGGCACTCTACGTCGAAGCCTTTCACAACGTTCGAGATGCCTATTCGCCTGATGGCCTGATGCCCAGCGATGGTCCGGCTACTGCGTTGCGTGCGCTTTCATCGTTCGATACGCGGCTCGATGCGGGCAAGATCGATTTGAACGCCACTTATACCAATGACTTTGCCCGCAAGGCCGATGCGCAGGCGAAGTAA
- a CDS encoding DUF3563 family protein, which translates to MFAYVIEKLSNWFETAERDRREAYLAASSDIVQLEQRIRSLETNGYSL; encoded by the coding sequence ATGTTTGCATACGTCATTGAAAAGTTGAGCAACTGGTTTGAAACTGCTGAACGCGACCGTCGTGAGGCTTACCTTGCTGCGTCGTCGGATATCGTTCAACTCGAGCAGCGCATTCGCTCGCTCGAAACGAACGGTTACTCGCTGTAA
- the cueR gene encoding Cu(I)-responsive transcriptional regulator, whose product MNIGEAARASGVTAKMIRYYESVGLLKAKARTTAGYRLYGAEEVHSLRFIRQARRLGFLVEDIRRLLALWHDRSRASAEVKSIALEHVAELDRRIVELTEMRDTLAYLAAHCHGDARPECPIIEQLADSEPSSEAHCHAT is encoded by the coding sequence ATGAACATTGGTGAAGCGGCCCGGGCGTCGGGCGTCACGGCGAAGATGATTCGCTATTACGAGAGCGTGGGTTTGCTCAAGGCGAAAGCGCGCACAACGGCCGGCTATCGTTTGTACGGCGCGGAGGAGGTGCATTCGCTGCGATTTATCCGCCAGGCAAGGCGACTGGGCTTTCTGGTCGAGGATATTCGCCGTCTGCTGGCTCTCTGGCATGACCGCTCACGCGCAAGCGCCGAGGTAAAGTCGATCGCGCTCGAGCATGTCGCGGAGCTCGACCGGCGAATTGTCGAACTCACCGAAATGCGCGATACGCTGGCTTATCTCGCTGCCCATTGTCACGGCGACGCACGTCCAGAATGCCCGATTATCGAGCAGCTCGCCGATTCCGAGCCGTCATCCGAGGCTCATTGCCACGCTACATAA
- a CDS encoding heavy-metal-associated domain-containing protein, with product MIEFQVEGMNCQHCVAAVTRAIREQDGAAQVRIDLAAGRVSVESSQPIDVLRVAIDEAGYTVVDTPASGN from the coding sequence ATGATCGAATTTCAGGTTGAAGGCATGAACTGTCAGCATTGCGTCGCAGCCGTTACGCGGGCGATCCGCGAGCAGGACGGTGCCGCGCAAGTGCGGATCGATCTCGCAGCTGGCCGCGTCTCAGTCGAGTCGAGCCAGCCCATCGATGTCCTGCGGGTAGCAATCGATGAGGCCGGCTATACCGTCGTCGACACACCTGCCAGCGGCAATTGA
- a CDS encoding SDR family oxidoreductase — translation MFKVAVIGASGLLGRAIVNELTQQASWQIGSTAFRRAGPRMATLDVRDAQAVDAFITREAPDAIVIAAAERRPDVCEHDLPLARALNVDAVRSVASAANRRGAWVLSISTDYVFDGAHPPYLPDDAPAPLNAYGRSKLDGELALLETAEIGCVLRLPLLYGPIVDWPESAVTSLVPAIAASVRSSPAAKPAVMDAWAIRYPTFTPDVAVVIRQLLERHERGEAVSGIVQWSGDEPMTKHDIAQRLTKALRFDAQLTPQHIPADATPRPHNCHLDSGRLEALGIGRRTPFDAAIQQVLAKFPWQG, via the coding sequence ATGTTCAAGGTTGCCGTTATCGGAGCATCGGGGTTGCTGGGTCGCGCGATCGTCAATGAACTAACGCAGCAAGCCAGCTGGCAGATCGGGTCGACGGCCTTCCGTCGAGCCGGTCCGCGCATGGCCACCCTCGACGTGCGGGATGCGCAGGCAGTCGACGCATTTATCACGCGCGAAGCGCCGGATGCTATCGTCATTGCGGCAGCGGAGCGGCGCCCGGATGTTTGCGAGCACGATCTGCCGCTTGCCCGTGCACTGAACGTCGACGCGGTACGGTCCGTGGCGTCGGCGGCCAACCGGCGCGGCGCCTGGGTTCTGTCGATCTCCACCGACTATGTGTTCGACGGCGCCCACCCGCCCTATCTGCCCGACGATGCGCCCGCGCCGCTCAATGCCTACGGCCGCAGCAAGCTCGACGGCGAACTGGCGCTGCTCGAAACGGCGGAAATCGGCTGCGTGCTGCGTCTACCGCTGCTTTATGGACCGATCGTCGACTGGCCGGAGTCAGCGGTTACGAGTCTCGTGCCGGCGATCGCCGCATCGGTGCGAAGTTCGCCGGCCGCGAAGCCGGCCGTCATGGACGCATGGGCAATCCGCTACCCGACCTTCACGCCGGATGTCGCGGTGGTCATCCGGCAATTGCTCGAACGTCACGAGCGTGGCGAAGCAGTAAGCGGCATCGTCCAATGGTCCGGCGACGAACCCATGACAAAGCACGATATCGCGCAGCGCCTCACCAAGGCACTACGATTCGATGCGCAACTCACGCCGCAACATATTCCGGCTGACGCTACACCACGTCCCCACAACTGCCATCTGGACTCGGGGCGCCTCGAAGCGCTGGGCATCGGTCGGCGGACACCGTTCGACGCCGCAATCCAGCAGGTACTGGCGAAGTTTCCCTGGCAAGGCTAA
- a CDS encoding transposase, with translation MNENEVGSEVVQPRRRRRHSKEFKEKVIRAAMQPNVSIAAVALHYQLNANLLRRWVAAQEEQDLAREARQSMSVPPAEFVPLQLQAPGAVPASTEIQIEVRRGAATVMVRWPLCAAADCAAWLQGWLR, from the coding sequence ATGAACGAAAATGAAGTGGGTTCTGAAGTGGTGCAGCCGAGGCGGCGCCGTCGGCACAGCAAGGAGTTCAAGGAGAAGGTGATTCGTGCGGCGATGCAGCCGAATGTGTCAATCGCTGCGGTCGCGCTGCATTACCAGTTGAATGCGAATTTGTTGCGCCGATGGGTGGCTGCACAGGAGGAACAGGACCTCGCACGTGAGGCGCGCCAGTCGATGAGCGTGCCGCCGGCGGAGTTCGTTCCGCTGCAACTGCAGGCGCCGGGCGCGGTGCCCGCTTCGACGGAGATTCAGATCGAGGTGCGCCGGGGAGCGGCGACCGTCATGGTGCGCTGGCCGCTTTGTGCCGCAGCCGATTGCGCCGCCTGGTTGCAAGGGTGGCTGCGATGA
- the tnpB gene encoding IS66 family insertion sequence element accessory protein TnpB (TnpB, as the term is used for proteins encoded by IS66 family insertion elements, is considered an accessory protein, since TnpC, encoded by a neighboring gene, is a DDE family transposase.) gives MIRIEAIWLATEPIDMRAGIDTVLARVVKVFGAARPHHAYLFANKHSTRMKVLVYDGFGIWLAARRLNKGRFIWTNGDQAIATALNPEQLRALVTGLPWQTLTHDHAITVV, from the coding sequence ATGATCCGCATCGAGGCGATCTGGCTGGCGACGGAGCCCATCGATATGCGCGCCGGCATCGACACGGTCCTGGCGCGTGTGGTCAAGGTGTTCGGCGCGGCACGTCCGCACCACGCCTACCTGTTCGCCAATAAGCATTCGACGCGCATGAAGGTACTGGTGTACGACGGGTTCGGTATCTGGTTGGCTGCGCGTCGCCTGAACAAGGGGCGGTTCATCTGGACGAATGGGGACCAGGCGATCGCCACCGCGCTCAATCCCGAGCAGTTGCGAGCGCTCGTGACCGGACTACCGTGGCAGACGCTCACACACGATCACGCGATTACGGTCGTGTAA